The Fusarium oxysporum f. sp. lycopersici 4287 chromosome 6, whole genome shotgun sequence DNA segment AATTGGGTTCAAATCAGGACTGTGAGCAGGCCAGTCAATCCAGGATATGCCGTGTTCCAACAGCCAGTTCGTTGTAGACTCTGACGTGTGTATACGAGCATTATCTTGTTGAAAATGGCGAAAACCAGTCCAAATAGGAAGTAAACCTTCCTCTAAAGCCTGCTGATAACTCAGGGAAGtatatcctcttcttcgtgCAGTCTGATCGCGGATCATGATCACGATATCAGATTTGCTGCCTCTCCAGATTGCTCCCCAGACCATGATAGATAATCGTGACTTTCCGTGAACTGTCACATTAACTAATTCCTTTATGAACTTCTCATGAGGCTTCTGGAATACCTAACCTCGTTTATAATTGGGTTGCGATTGAACTGACGATTCGTTGCTGAAAATAGTCTGAATGTATTATCAGTCGGGTGAACGATTCCCGGGCGGCGTCCATCAGCGAACTTTAAAACGACATACCTCCAGCAATTCATCGATATCTTCCCTCCAAGCTTGACAACAAAGAAACCGCTGATGAGCGGTTTCTTTAGATAGCGGTATCCGTTGCATAGCCCTCCATTTGCGACCGTAATGGTACCTGATAACTCGGCGTATTGTTGTTCGTGAGATTTCGCCACCTAGATCATTAACTAGCGATTCATATGTGATCCTACGGTCGCGTTTAAGAGATATTAATACGTACCGAATCTGCTGAACTGTAAGTTTCCTAGGACGCCCAGAACGACTCTTTTTGTCTAAGGTTTGGTGAGTTTTCCAGCGTTGAAAGATCTTGAAGACTGCGGCTGCAGAACATCCAGCCTCCTCAGCGACATCCCGGTATGACCTCCCGCTTTCTACAGCTTGAACGATAAGAGCTCTGGCAACCTCGCTCAGCTCGTGATTACTTTGGCGCCCGGCGCATATAACGGACAAAATCCCGTTCTTTTGCGACATCTTTTGTCGAAGTTGTAGACgattgaagaagttggacCAGTTCACTTTTATGGTGGTGGATCAGCTGTTGGCGGGGCAGCGTTTACAGACTTTTGGAGCATAATTTTACCTTGTGGCTGATTGTGGCGCACTTACCCTGTCAACGCTTTGCAGGTGAACGCGTTCACACGTAATTTGCCATCAGCATCTGCAATAACGCAATAGTGAAACCACTTCAACAAAGCTCAACGTGCTGAATCACCGGAATATCAATTGCGACTGGCAGCGTTTTTGTTTCATTGTCTCTGTTTTGCGCGATACGGTGTTTTTGACCTTATTTGAACTCGTCACATACGCCGACTGGCCGGTAAGTATTGACCACTTTTGCTATAAACCTCACTAATCCACTAAAAAACTAGGCTTGGATTCTTTGGTTATTGGCAGTAGCGATCCCAggaggaaggccttcctcaaggGCTCGCAGTCCCGCACTTGGACTACCTTTATCGAAGCCGTCACCGCAGATGGCCGTCTTCTGAAGCCTGGGATTATCTTTAAAGGCAAAGAGCTCCAGCAGCAGTGGTTTATTGATGAGTTTAACAAGATCGCCGACTGGTATTACATCACGTCCGGCAACTGCTGGACGGACAACCATATCGCCGTCGAGTGGCTCAAGGAGGTCTATCTGCCTCAACCGCAACCAGCAGATGAGACTGATGCAAGGCTCatcatattagatggtcGTGGGAGCCATGTATCTGTGGGTGTCTACCTGTTTGAGATCGGAAATACCGCTGACGGCGCTGATCCTAAATccaggatgagtggatggctaTGTGTTTTTTGAACAACGTATATTGCTGTTACTTGCCTgcacactgctctcatggTCTGCAGCCACTGGACAATGGTGCCTTCAATGCTTCCAAGGCTGCCTATCGAAAAGAACTGCAGAAACTTACCAGTCTGACCGATTCTGCACCGgtggacaaggtcaacttcatcaaggcctatgccagagccagagcaGTAGgtatgacgaagaaaaacaTCCTCTCAGGCTGGAGAGGGACGGGAAACTGGCCGATTTCACGTCGGAAAGCGCTCATGCATCCTGAGATTCAgccagacaagaaggaaacgACGCCCGGGTCACACGGCCACAGAGACGGGCAAGTCGACTCTGATCATATGCCAACGACCAGCCGCCACATCAGAgatctggggaagaacaagagtccatcaacaagaaggcgcTATTCTGTGATATCGAGAGGGTTTGAAGCTAAAGAGTTAAAGATCGCCTCTCTCAGCACCAGAATAGCCAgcctggaggaggaagttggcCGGTtgagcagaggcaagaagaggaaggcgaTTCCGAATCCTAACAAAAGGCTCATGACATTGGCTGAAGCTCTAGTGGCTGGTGACACTATTTCAGAGCCAAACGAAGCAATTGAAAGGGcagatgctgttgaggatgtgatcGAGGTAGgagggatggaagaagatgagaggtCAAATtcggaggaggaagaattaACTGTGGTACGCACGCGGGCAGGGCGTGAAGTTAGAAAACCGCGAGAATACTGAAATCCACTTAATTCTAAAACGAAATACGAATATTATTTCACTCTTATTATTTTTGGTGGGTTTCCTAAATCTGGTTGAAAAATtgcattttgtatggggaaatattttttttgcttactggtaggtgggtactgcatggtagCGCTCTAGCTGTGCTGGGCCTCATAGAAGACGATTCACCTTTCGGGACCAGATGCGTTTCCCAACCCCTCCCAGGGAGGCATTTGTGGTCGGCGGATCATACAGCGCCGTTTGTTACACCAGGAGACGGGAGCAGTATGGCAAATGACGTCTACACGGCGACTGCTCTTCTACTCGATGGCTTCGCCTATGGCTATGATGCCGACTAAATAAGCCCTTGGAATTCTATCCACCCTATGATCGACTCTACCGACTGGTGGAACGGCCA contains these protein-coding regions:
- a CDS encoding hypothetical protein (At least one base has a quality score < 10) encodes the protein MELEDLFYYDPSWRIIICKQCGVVPQTNITRHIRRHHNATRAFKVAAIQLFERSLDHLPLIRDGDEICKNVRPLPIAHPIRFLDIFHDGICCLLCQEDRDRYVCRGRTAIEDHLKKVHNQPLHQPGRRRRGEAGGVKGLTQAGLVRTPVACQTLFHGPRCRYFIVKTRKVHEEIEESPSGSDAGSDATNMGPAFTQPRLEDIINLQLAQQENENSAVSNQTGFNINLLSSDPRHQSQWLRVTEWPRFLEPYKQELPQVAALVSLPNLAKSYELGSPGCSEILLSILLDSLSRVITRSRSSLQDGTLNAFDQHRLNFFIAGRSSRLDSLVIGSSDPRRKAFLKGSQSRTWTTFIEAVTADGRLLKPGIIFKGKELQQQWFIDEFNKIADWYYITSGNCWTDNHIAVEWLKEVYLPQPQPADETDARLIILDGRGSHVSDEWMAMCFLNNVYCCYLPAHCSHGLQPLDNGAFNASKAAYRKELQKLTSLTDSAPVDKVNFIKAYARARAVGMTKKNILSGWRGTGNWPISRRKALMHPEIQPDKKETTPGSHGHRDGQVDSDHMPTTSRHIRDLGKNKSPSTRRRYSVISRGFEAKELKIASLSTRIASLEEEVGRLSRGKKRKAIPNPNKRLMTLAEALVAGDTISEPNEAIERADAVEDVIEVGGMEEDERSNSEEEELTVVRTRAGREVRKPREY